TTCCCACCAAGTTTTGCAAATATAACCATCTGCCCAAATCAGGAAACAGTTTCTTTCAAAGGTGGCTTAGAGTTAAGACAatcacagttgtttttttttttttgccaaaaaacTGGGACATTTTGAGAGTGACATAAGTATGCCAGAACAACAGGTATAAACCATAACATTTAGTCATCTTACTTAGAGTTCCCCCATAGAGGAAATGCTTTAATTTCCCCAAGATGAGATGAATTTCTACGCTTGTTCTTGATGTAGGATTTTTCAGCACCACTCTAGCATTCAGTCTCAAGGTATAACTTTGGTCTCAAGCCTCCAAATCTTCTCAGGGAAAACATCAGGAACAGCTTTTTGGCTAGGATAATTGCACAACACTTGAAAAGGGCTACTGAGGGAGAGAAGCTAGAATTATTAAATGGGGTCTGGGGGCGCTTGAGAAAACAGTAGGTAATTGTTTATCTCAAAATCGTCTCACTAGGGTTGGATAAGATGATCTATTCAAGttctctttggaaaaaataattgtGTGCATAGTAGTTGGTTTTAAGATATCAGTTTCTTTTCTACTAGCAAACATGGCAGGGAAAAACACCAGATTATAGCACTTATCTAAAGAAAGGGGCCCCAAAGACCACATTCCTTAGCAGAATCCTATGAATCATGCGGGTAATGACAGATTGGAGGgaagagagacaaagaaggtccTCACCCCTACCTGGGCCAGCATAGAAAAGGTTGTACCATCACTAAAAGCAGTTTCCCCAACCCTTCACACTCACGCTGACCACACCCAGACCATATTTCCCCAGGTTGTGATGTGCTTACTGCTGCAAAAGGCCAGTATTACTTGAGAATATTGGAATGTTCATCTCTGCCTAACAAGAAATTTTCTTAACAGAAAAAGCGTGGAGTTAAAGGTAGCCCCAAGTTTACCAGTCTTATCCAatgctctttgttttgttttcaatcagTTCTGGAAAACCCAACAGGTTCTTTGTGCCAAACCCTATGACCTTGGATTTTAAAAGGTGCTCTGGCTGAGAAACTATCAATTAGGGAGCTGGTAGGCAATTTTTCAGATgaagtaaaaggaaaatataaaataaaaattaaaatatccaaatcTGAAATTTCTATGATGGGAAAAACAAGGAAGCCAAAATGACCTACTCCTCAGTGAGTCATTCCCCTTCCCTATCACCCACCACCCactttgttctttctctccttttgtttACTGTGAGCAGGAACACTTAAATCATGTTTGTGCTACCAGATAAATAAGTTTAAATGTAATATAACAGAGTCAAAGGCCAACTGGAGTCTTCTCTTCTCCCCCTTACTAAGggatttacagatgaaaaaattagCTAGAACTGGACTTAGGAACAGAGAAACTGCAATCAAATGCTCCTTTGGTTAAGCCAGTCCCTCCCCTAAGCAAATACTTCAGTAAGACCAGGACCTCCACAGTGATTGTGTCAGGGATTCATGGGTACATCTTTGAGTGTTTTAAATCCAGCACTTAACTGCTTTTCTCATCTTTCTTCCCCTCACTTCTAAATACAGGTGACACCACCACACCTTtaattctctctgctctctgagtAGCTTACAGGTAGTCAGAAGAttgtgtaaaaaagaaaaagagggaagagagacTGAGTAAAACAGAAAGCAGCAGTGTTTTTCAGTTGTTTGACTTGGGCAACAGGGTGTtataggtttgtgtgtgtgtgtgtgtgtgtgtgtgtgtgtgtgtgtgttaaaaagcACTGATGCATTGAAGATTTATTCATTGAACAGGTTGATTTATTTAACAGACTTGACATATGTCAAATTCTGCCATGTGCTTACATAATTGTTACCCATTTATCAGAGCTGTAATTTagacaaatatttgttttaaaagtattttctttttaatgactctCTCTAGCCTATTGAGCAATCAATCcatgtttaattttaatgatgttaTCAATAGCTATTTGGTGGGAATCTGTGAAATCTAACCTTTCCCCCGCAAACTCTATTCCCTTTTTTCCCTAGTAATAACTTTTATGTTAAAATCATAccatagttaaaatttaaaaaacatacaaaatatccttttatgttaagatattttgtacttttaattttcaataaaattccagTTTCTTGATATATTGTTAAAATCACAGATCTGAatgtgaaaaactgactaaaaggACAAAAGGGTGTGATTATCTTAGTGTACGTCTTGGAGAATGGAGGGCAGTTAGAAAAGCTAGGGGAGAACTAGGAAGAGAATTAGgtagaattagaaaaattaaatggagTCAAATTTCAAGTCTTACAAATTTCACTGAATCACCCTACCCTATCTTAACACATGTGCATGAAATTATATCTTTTTAACTCAAATACATGCAATCTATCTAGGTTCTGTGGGAGATGGAATATTGGAAAgtatttctaagaaataaaaatctaatcaCTAGCTGCCAGGGCTGGTTTGGGCTCTTCTATTGTATATGCATTTGCAAAAACAAGAGGCTCATTCTGACCTCCTAGGTCAAGGAGTATGGGGACTAAGAAAGGTatgagggtggggtgggagggaaatcCCACCACCACACAAGTAAAATTTTTGACCTAGTAAGCAAATACGTTTTTGTTGTTACTGCTGGGTAAAATGTACAAGTCTTCCAGAAATTAGACACTGTAATAAAAATGTACCAGCCCAAATTTAAATTGCTCACTAGACAGATGGTTAATTATATTCACAGCCACATATTTCACTGGGATAGAGTTTCAGACACTCAGCCAGTTTTATTTGATTAGCCGGTTTCCCGGTTAATATGTAAAATGACAGTTACTTAGGGCTTTTTTGTTcccttctaaaaatatattttcaataagtgtaaattctctctctctcgccttGAGAACGTCACTGCTGTAAATAAAACGTTTGTTCATATGTCACCCATGTGTAAAATATGTAAGGGAGATTCGCTCCCCCAAACCCGGATTGTCTCTAGTAGTTCTGAGAAGATCATCGGAGCACCTTTTCTCACcaagcaaaatattccaggaacTGTCAGCACTCTCCACCTAAAACAACTGAAAATTTCAAATCCCGGGGCTGAAAAGCGTTAGATGCTTTTTTAAACATCCCTGCTAGTCCTACACACAAATCATGTCTTTTCAAGATAATAGTCTAGAAAATGGAACGTTAGAAAAAGGCCACATAGCCAAGTGTACTGCTGTGTACagaatccaacaatatgctgggAGCCAAAACCCAGAAGCAAAATACAAGAACCCACTTATTCCAAAAAGCAACCTGAACCTCTACAAAACCAAGAGTGCGGGTGTCGAAATGGggatgccaatttttttttttttaacttcgaAAAAGATAGAAAACCTTGCGCGGGTGATTCGGTCCCTCACGAATCAGACAGACAGAAGCAGTCATGCTGAAACCACTGGATTCCTCAGCTGAACGGCGCCAACTCAGCGGCGCGGTTTCCACACTTTCCCAGAGTGGGGCCCCGCTCTTCGGTCTCCCCGCCCCACAGGGTGTATGAGATCTGGGGACGTGTGCCTCTGGGCGCGGCAGGGAGAAGCTCCAGAAGCCATGCAGGAAGGCGTCAATTCGACCGCTTCCGAGAGCGGGAAGGGGCCGCGGGCCAATTTCCGCAGAGGTGACAAGCTGGGCGAGGCTCAGTCCGGCCTCCGACGTGTACCCGCCTGTGGCCCTAGATGGGTGGTGCATGCCCTGGGGCACTCTGTGATAGCCACAGCCGCCCGGAGCGCAGGGGAGCCGCGGGCGGGGGAGGCGCCTGCGACACGGCTTCGCACCTTTGCGGCTTTGGCCCGGGTGCCAGCCGCGGCCGCCGCGTGGGTTTTCCCGCTCGCGCCGAAGCCTGCCATGTCGGTGCCCCATCCCGTGCCCCATCCCCTGACCAGTGTCTCCCAGGCACCAACCCGAAGGGAGGCAATACTCTGCTGGTTCCTGCTGCCCTGCTGTGTGCGTGTGAGCGCGGCGGCTCCGGCCCGCTTGCTTCCCCTCCCCCCGGTGCAAGCACAGAGGCCTTTCCTAGATTGCAGTGCCTGTCAGGGCGAGCCGGGATCTCTGGCCCTCGCGGCCTCTCTGCCTTGTAGACAGATACACACATGCACGCCATTCGCACACAGACGTCCTCCCTTCcgttttcccttcctcctcttctcgcTCGGCTTCCCCCAATTCGTTCCACCCCTGCCGCCACCACCCAGAGCCGGCTGGGGAGCCGGCGAGAAGGCCAGGGGGCTGGTTGGCAGCGCTCATACTCACCTCACAGGCCGACTCCCGAGGCGCACGTCGCTGGCGGGCTCAGGCAGCAGGCGCTGGAGCTGGCGCGGCCACAGTCAAGGCTGGGCTGCCACCGTCGCCGCAGCTGTTCGAGCTGCCGCCGCTGCTACTGCTACTGCTGCCGCCGTCGCCGCCTCCTCTGCCTCAGCTCCATGCGCCGGGCCCGCCAGGTGGACGCGCCTCTCTCCGTCGCTCGCTGGTTCCCTCAGGTTTCACCGCCGCCGCGGTGCTAGATGGAGTCAGAGCTGTCGGGCTCTGGCTCTGAAACTCAGAGCCTCAGCTGCTGCCTGGCTGCTCCCAAGGTCCGCGCTTCGCCTGCACCACCGCTTGCTCCGGCCGGGGCTACCTCGCTAGCGGGCTGCTAGCGCTGCGCCCAGAACCAGGAGCCCGCTCTGTGCGGTGGCTGCTGCGGTCCGCAAGAGCTCGAGAGAAGGAGGGCGGCTGCTACTGCCGCTATCACTGTTAAAGCTATTACTAAATGCTGCTACTGCCGCTACTGCTACTGCTGtggtggtggcggcggcggctgctGCTGATGCTACTGGTTTTCCTTCTCGGGTTCTCCCCCTGCCTcgtcccccctcctcctcctcctcctccccccctcctcctcctcctcctcttcctcctcccccttctcctccctctgccgCTTTTCTCAGAGCCTCTGCGGGCGCTGCCTGATCCCCTCTTCTCCCAGAGCTGCCTCTGCCCATTCAGAAAGGTGCCCAGAGTGGGGCTGCCTCGGCTGCCACCATCGCTATTGCCCCTGCCATTGTTTCCTCCAACACGGCTGTTCTTGCTGGACGCGTTCCCCCCTACCCTCCTTCCCCACCACag
This sequence is a window from Ictidomys tridecemlineatus isolate mIctTri1 chromosome X, mIctTri1.hap1, whole genome shotgun sequence. Protein-coding genes within it:
- the LOC144371582 gene encoding uncharacterized protein LOC144371582; protein product: MRSGDVCLWARQGEAPEAMQEGVNSTASESGKGPRANFRRGDKLGEAQSGLRRVPACGPRWVVHALGHSVIATAARSAGEPRAGEAPATRLRTFAALARVPAAAAAWVFPLAPKPAMSVPHPVPHPLTSVSQAPTRREAILCWFLLPCCVRVSAAAPARLLPLPPVQAQRPFLDCSACQGEPGSLALAASLPCRQIHTCTPFAHRRPPFRFPFLLFSLGFPQFVPPLPPPPRAGWGAGEKARGLVGSAHTHLTGRLPRRTSLAGSGSRRWSWRGHSQGWAATVAAAVRAAAAATATAAAVAASSASAPCAGPARWTRLSPSLAGSLRFHRRRGARWSQSCRALALKLRASAAAWLLPRSALRLHHRLLRPGLPR